From the genome of Deltaproteobacteria bacterium, one region includes:
- a CDS encoding transposase has translation MARPLRIEYEGAFYHVTARGNEQRRIYHVRSDYEKFKDYLQEAQQKFGYLLHCYVLMSNHYHLIIETPMANLSRVMHYINGSYTVYLNIKRKRRGHLFQGRYRAILVDRDRYLLELSRYVHLNPVRAGVVAKPEDYPHSSYRSYAFGGNDNIVHCDLVLGMVSKDHKKARRMYRNFVEKALKQEPDNPLGNIYGGAILGGQTFIRETLSKLRDGILQRREVSHRRVLQASYGFDEIIDAVCSDFEVSRDDLVTAGGESRDIAIYLMKRLTGMTNSQIGQLLGGLSYSGVAKVHQRFSTKLARDEPLRKRIKAIKTNLSNVKG, from the coding sequence ATGGCCAGACCACTGCGGATTGAATACGAAGGAGCTTTTTACCATGTAACAGCTAGGGGGAATGAACAAAGAAGAATATATCATGTGAGATCCGATTACGAAAAATTCAAGGATTATTTGCAAGAGGCACAGCAGAAATTTGGTTATCTGCTACACTGTTATGTCCTTATGAGCAATCATTACCATCTGATCATAGAGACCCCGATGGCCAATCTGAGTAGGGTGATGCACTATATCAATGGTTCCTACACCGTCTATCTCAACATCAAAAGAAAACGGCGTGGTCATCTTTTCCAGGGCAGATACAGGGCGATTCTTGTTGATCGGGACCGATATCTTCTTGAATTAAGTCGTTATGTGCATCTCAATCCGGTCCGGGCAGGGGTCGTGGCAAAGCCAGAGGACTACCCTCACAGTAGCTATCGGTCATACGCTTTCGGTGGGAACGATAATATTGTCCATTGTGATCTTGTTTTGGGGATGGTCTCCAAGGACCACAAGAAAGCCCGAAGAATGTACAGAAATTTTGTCGAGAAGGCCCTCAAGCAAGAGCCTGACAATCCGCTGGGAAACATATATGGTGGGGCGATTCTAGGCGGTCAGACATTTATCAGGGAGACCCTGAGCAAATTAAGGGATGGGATTCTTCAGAGACGAGAGGTCTCACACAGAAGGGTGTTGCAAGCCTCTTACGGATTTGATGAGATCATCGATGCGGTCTGTTCTGATTTCGAGGTATCCCGGGACGATCTCGTGACCGCTGGCGGCGAGTCGAGAGACATCGCCATCTACTTGATGAAAAGATTGACAGGCATGACCAACAGCCAAATCGGACAGCTCCTTGGCGGTCTCAGTTATTCAGGTGTGGCCAAGGTTCACCAGAGGTTCTCGACAAAGTTAGCAAGGGACGAGCCATTGAGAAAACGGATCAAGGCGATTAAGACCAATCTGTCCAATGTCAAGGGCTGA
- a CDS encoding GNAT family N-acetyltransferase has protein sequence MLAGRRVNLRRIEKADLWQLWSWHEERDLYLFLKIRPFVSYDQLNERFAEYFAWKGDFLIENDAGRALGVCSYQPVAWKNRFCELGLQICESDPDQVYALDTLSTLLGFLFGEMNLSRVQAFVAEFACHEISAFEKAGFLLEGRLREHLFREGMYRDLLIYAMLREDFGNTPAGRWQV, from the coding sequence ATGCTTGCCGGCAGAAGGGTAAATCTGAGACGGATTGAAAAGGCGGATCTCTGGCAGCTCTGGAGTTGGCATGAGGAACGGGATCTGTATCTTTTTCTCAAGATCCGGCCCTTTGTCTCATACGACCAGCTGAACGAGAGATTTGCGGAGTATTTCGCCTGGAAAGGGGATTTCCTTATCGAGAACGATGCAGGCAGAGCCTTGGGTGTATGTTCGTATCAGCCTGTTGCGTGGAAAAACCGGTTCTGTGAACTGGGACTGCAAATCTGCGAAAGCGATCCTGACCAGGTCTATGCACTGGACACCCTTTCGACGCTCCTCGGGTTCTTATTCGGCGAGATGAATCTGTCTCGGGTCCAGGCCTTTGTGGCAGAATTCGCGTGTCATGAGATCTCTGCGTTCGAAAAGGCCGGGTTCCTTCTGGAAGGGAGACTACGGGAACACCTCTTTCGGGAAGGGATGTACAGAGATCTGCTGATCTACGCCATGCTCAGGGAGGATTTTGGCAATACACCGGCCGGAAGGTGGCAGGTTTGA
- a CDS encoding GNAT family N-acetyltransferase, whose amino-acid sequence MIKGRRVNLRRLRLSDLPCLLKWWADGELMRYYDRLPVNSPVEVEEEIRRNIGSPNRLDFMVETKRGEPVGLMYLQKIDWRNRHCELHIMVGEQARRNGLFGVEAAFLLSRYSFHQLNMHKIYGRVFEYASTVQTLTEHLGFRREAVLRNSVYQGGRYWDLYIYGLLKREFEAYLKTSKGRRGQRYLAASQPGSRD is encoded by the coding sequence TTGATCAAGGGACGACGGGTCAATCTGAGAAGGTTGAGGCTGAGCGATCTACCCTGTCTTCTCAAGTGGTGGGCGGATGGAGAGCTCATGCGCTACTACGATCGACTCCCCGTGAACAGTCCTGTCGAGGTAGAGGAGGAGATCAGGAGGAACATAGGCTCGCCCAACCGCCTCGATTTCATGGTTGAGACCAAGAGGGGCGAACCCGTAGGTCTCATGTATTTGCAGAAGATCGACTGGAGAAACAGGCACTGTGAACTCCACATCATGGTAGGGGAACAGGCCAGGAGAAATGGGCTTTTCGGGGTGGAAGCGGCATTCCTCCTCTCCCGGTATTCCTTCCACCAGCTTAACATGCACAAGATCTACGGCCGGGTTTTCGAGTATGCCTCCACAGTACAGACCCTGACCGAGCATCTCGGTTTTAGAAGGGAGGCCGTTCTCAGGAACTCGGTTTACCAGGGCGGACGCTATTGGGATCTTTACATATACGGGCTTCTCAAACGAGAATTTGAGGCGTATTTGAAAACCTCAAAGGGCCGGAGAGGACAGAGGTACCTGGCCGCTTCGCAGCCGGGATCCAGGGACTAG
- a CDS encoding radical SAM protein: MIEEKAAQAGKGGRFTETAFNQDPVGRRIYSLRLQCSNLCNQRCTYCHVFKDGRVSGKRSPGLMDLGVATAALDAFARLTRIQGNAHVRIGFYGGEPLLNWKTIRQALRHGEQIFTDRENLHWILNTNGTLLTPEIVRLLKEWNVDVHISLDGPDGSSNRYRRFKSGRPVHHRVRESLEIIRAFGCRLQLDSCLTEANLSSLKGLIDLAWQTGADRIYLALIDSPEINAIDQMDRTEVARTIVEAVEYGRKRGVSVGGPWKRAIDGPGSTAFSRDYPFGLVVDPPGHVYFPPYPERSLGHVRCMEEVLSSPLYEETMREWERETETCRDCDLAPSCNAYLKAMVMYHTGESAGYERECRLARAIREELAGRESAGVPLPARQRLVASRHLVRKWEGGDQVIIHRLAGTSAQATPGLLELLDLFREPTAPQALSERYCSADLGQTVARLVEIRFLHSEDTDEEAEWFEKRGWGRDKRVFQGEHFTAHYPPGGGFLARQFADLMEQVHRFLVSRGLPPLKKKVLILFSEGREELRELWGDSPLPEWVEAFVTNRRILVVDSQKILRKDRESSDFFAGMAHELVHIFLGELGGPLPVWVEEGLCEYYSRPYMPGVFRELAKEKGVYGFREMEALVRHSLLDLDDSRVRENLCYRQSHSFVSYLAGLVGEKKLMAIVQSTGMSRDFRSVFEQQGGRSLDDAEELWLGDLGLVSPGRKPFYGNGRRLVPSKNLRIIRKGESALAYNAFYGQGLVTTGDTLELLDSLQEGKTLRQIADQYDTTGLDSTIADLYEKGLVVFRHQAEENRAYRRFDRAYVESGGLIDKLRLNVSNFCNMSCAYCYVGDGRTGDGLMDWSTAKRTLDRFFELIERHGHHRSLIRFFGGEPLLNWGLIERILEHVETLAGGVEIDYVLNTNATVVTDKMAARLSEKQVGVAVSLDGVGAVHDTFRRFRSGQGSFAVVDRNLDRLLAHGCRVGIEATLGDHNYDHLRELVDYSAGKAADFDCRIPLALQSLCVVSRHGIDTQPLDYKLKRIIEAIEYAHRQGVYVGGGMLSFPFRVLLGERTPGVYCRAMGEELCVYPSGEVYPCGALQMKLGHIEDLERVFKSESYANLVQRVAGNIPGCRGCDIEAFCAGGCAADAVASKGDLLQPTENCRFEKAVFRALVENFLL, translated from the coding sequence ATGATCGAGGAGAAAGCTGCTCAGGCCGGGAAAGGAGGGAGGTTCACAGAAACAGCCTTCAACCAAGACCCTGTAGGCCGGAGGATCTATAGTCTCCGGCTCCAGTGCTCCAACCTCTGTAACCAACGTTGCACCTATTGTCATGTCTTCAAAGATGGAAGAGTGTCGGGCAAGAGGAGCCCCGGGCTGATGGATCTGGGGGTGGCCACCGCTGCTCTTGACGCTTTCGCACGTTTGACCAGGATCCAGGGCAACGCCCACGTGAGAATCGGCTTCTACGGCGGAGAACCGCTCTTGAATTGGAAAACGATCAGGCAGGCGTTGCGTCACGGCGAGCAGATCTTCACGGATAGGGAAAATCTACACTGGATACTCAATACCAACGGCACCCTTCTGACACCGGAAATCGTGCGGCTTCTAAAAGAATGGAACGTTGACGTGCACATCAGTCTGGACGGACCGGACGGATCGTCCAATCGTTACAGGAGATTCAAGTCCGGGCGCCCCGTCCATCACAGGGTTAGGGAATCTCTTGAGATCATTAGAGCCTTCGGGTGCCGTCTCCAATTGGATTCGTGCCTGACCGAGGCGAATCTATCCTCGTTGAAAGGACTGATTGATCTCGCATGGCAGACAGGGGCCGACAGGATCTACCTAGCCCTCATCGATAGCCCTGAAATCAATGCCATCGATCAGATGGACAGGACAGAGGTGGCCAGAACCATTGTCGAGGCTGTGGAGTACGGCCGAAAGAGGGGGGTCTCCGTGGGCGGTCCTTGGAAAAGAGCCATCGACGGCCCAGGGAGCACGGCTTTTTCCAGGGACTACCCCTTTGGTCTTGTCGTCGATCCACCGGGGCATGTCTACTTCCCCCCTTACCCTGAAAGGAGCCTCGGCCATGTGAGATGCATGGAGGAGGTACTCTCCTCGCCTCTCTACGAGGAGACTATGAGGGAGTGGGAAAGAGAGACGGAGACTTGCCGGGACTGCGACCTTGCGCCGTCGTGTAACGCCTATTTGAAGGCGATGGTGATGTACCACACGGGCGAGTCCGCCGGTTATGAAAGAGAATGTCGGTTGGCCAGAGCGATAAGAGAAGAGCTCGCCGGAAGAGAATCAGCAGGGGTGCCGCTGCCGGCCCGCCAGAGGCTTGTGGCCTCAAGACACCTGGTGCGGAAATGGGAGGGCGGGGATCAGGTCATCATTCACAGGCTGGCTGGAACCTCGGCCCAGGCCACCCCCGGTCTGCTCGAGTTACTGGATTTGTTCAGGGAACCAACGGCTCCGCAGGCCCTGTCAGAACGGTATTGCTCAGCCGACCTCGGGCAGACAGTAGCCCGCCTTGTCGAGATCCGGTTTTTGCACTCCGAGGACACAGATGAAGAAGCTGAATGGTTCGAAAAACGGGGCTGGGGAAGAGACAAGAGGGTTTTTCAGGGGGAGCACTTCACCGCCCATTACCCGCCTGGTGGAGGCTTTCTCGCCCGTCAATTCGCTGATCTGATGGAGCAGGTCCACCGGTTCTTGGTGAGCCGGGGCCTCCCTCCACTCAAGAAGAAGGTCCTGATACTGTTTTCCGAGGGCCGGGAGGAGTTAAGAGAACTCTGGGGCGATTCCCCTTTGCCTGAATGGGTCGAGGCGTTTGTTACGAACAGGCGGATCCTGGTGGTGGATTCACAGAAGATCCTTCGGAAAGATCGGGAGAGTTCCGACTTCTTCGCCGGGATGGCCCATGAGTTGGTTCATATATTTCTCGGCGAGTTGGGAGGCCCCCTCCCGGTCTGGGTGGAAGAGGGGTTGTGTGAATACTACAGCCGGCCTTACATGCCCGGTGTATTCAGGGAACTGGCGAAAGAGAAAGGGGTGTACGGCTTTCGGGAAATGGAGGCCCTCGTGAGGCATAGCCTCCTCGACCTGGATGATTCCAGGGTCAGAGAGAATCTCTGTTATCGGCAATCCCACAGCTTCGTGAGCTATCTGGCAGGTCTGGTGGGGGAGAAGAAATTGATGGCGATTGTCCAATCCACCGGAATGAGTAGGGATTTCAGGTCCGTGTTCGAACAACAGGGCGGGCGCTCCCTTGATGATGCGGAAGAGCTCTGGCTCGGGGATTTGGGGCTTGTCTCGCCTGGAAGGAAACCCTTTTACGGCAATGGCAGAAGGCTGGTTCCCTCCAAGAATCTGAGGATCATCCGGAAAGGAGAAAGCGCGCTGGCCTACAACGCCTTTTACGGGCAGGGACTGGTAACCACAGGGGACACCCTAGAGCTGCTGGATTCTCTGCAGGAGGGTAAGACCCTTCGCCAAATCGCAGACCAATACGATACCACCGGACTCGACTCCACGATTGCCGACCTGTACGAGAAGGGGCTGGTCGTTTTCAGGCACCAGGCAGAGGAAAACAGAGCCTACCGGAGATTCGACCGCGCGTATGTCGAGAGCGGGGGCCTGATCGACAAGCTGCGCCTCAATGTCAGCAACTTCTGCAACATGTCTTGCGCCTATTGCTACGTCGGAGACGGCCGGACGGGCGACGGGCTGATGGACTGGTCCACGGCAAAGAGGACCCTGGATCGTTTCTTCGAGCTCATCGAACGACACGGGCATCACCGCTCCCTGATTCGATTCTTCGGCGGTGAGCCGCTGCTCAACTGGGGACTCATTGAACGGATACTCGAACATGTGGAGACACTCGCCGGAGGGGTCGAGATCGATTACGTCCTGAATACCAACGCTACCGTTGTCACGGACAAAATGGCGGCACGGCTCTCGGAGAAGCAGGTCGGCGTGGCGGTGAGCCTGGATGGTGTCGGGGCGGTTCACGATACGTTCCGCAGGTTTCGGTCAGGGCAGGGTTCCTTCGCCGTCGTCGACCGGAACCTGGACCGGCTGCTTGCCCATGGCTGCCGTGTGGGTATAGAGGCCACTCTGGGCGATCACAATTACGATCATCTCAGGGAACTGGTCGATTATTCGGCCGGTAAGGCTGCCGACTTCGACTGCAGGATCCCACTCGCCCTCCAGAGCCTCTGCGTCGTCTCCCGCCATGGAATCGATACACAACCCCTCGATTACAAGCTCAAAAGGATCATAGAGGCCATCGAGTACGCCCACCGGCAAGGGGTCTATGTCGGGGGAGGGATGCTCAGCTTCCCCTTTCGGGTTCTTCTGGGCGAAAGGACCCCAGGGGTTTACTGCCGGGCCATGGGAGAAGAGTTGTGTGTCTATCCCAGCGGGGAGGTATACCCTTGCGGGGCATTACAGATGAAACTCGGCCATATTGAAGATCTGGAGAGGGTCTTCAAGTCCGAATCCTACGCCAACCTCGTCCAGAGGGTGGCCGGAAACATCCCCGGCTGCCGGGGATGCGACATCGAGGCTTTCTGTGCCGGGGGTTGCGCTGCCGATGCCGTAGCCTCCAAGGGGGATCTGCTTCAACCCACGGAGAACTGCCGTTTCGAAAAGGCCGTATTCAGGGCACTGGTCGAGAACTTTCTGCTCTAG
- a CDS encoding CPBP family intramembrane metalloprotease, with translation MRTGNGDTAFPSKKNARVPVPWRVQDVISFCFVLALYFLMGLQFRHASRYLAGRYLLIKPLFVYLLFDIVSIFICFYILKRMMTKYKDGWALLFRSSLNRKYLILSIVIGLLLGLFNSLFYSYRFPNTAAIPYERVTFYVLLLYGILIAPVTEEVWFRSFVFRGIRNKYGVLVGLIGSVLLFLLWHLSNFQALNVVIFGFVVTIFYETTDSLYGCMVIHATNNFVFLIFRQFYFVLFQ, from the coding sequence GTGAGAACCGGCAACGGCGATACCGCTTTTCCGAGCAAGAAGAATGCCAGGGTGCCCGTTCCATGGCGTGTGCAGGATGTTATATCTTTTTGTTTCGTCTTGGCATTGTATTTTCTCATGGGATTGCAATTCCGTCACGCGAGCAGGTATCTGGCCGGCAGGTACCTCTTGATCAAGCCGCTGTTCGTATATCTCCTCTTTGATATCGTATCCATATTCATATGTTTCTATATTCTGAAGAGAATGATGACAAAGTATAAAGACGGCTGGGCTTTACTATTCCGCAGTTCTCTTAATAGGAAGTATTTGATATTATCGATAGTTATCGGACTTCTTCTCGGCCTCTTCAATTCTCTGTTTTACTCATATAGGTTCCCCAATACAGCGGCGATTCCATACGAACGTGTTACTTTCTATGTATTGTTATTGTACGGGATATTGATTGCTCCAGTTACTGAAGAAGTATGGTTCAGAAGTTTTGTTTTTAGGGGCATCAGAAACAAGTATGGAGTGCTGGTAGGACTGATAGGTAGCGTTCTATTATTTCTGCTCTGGCATCTCTCGAATTTTCAGGCACTCAATGTCGTCATATTCGGATTTGTAGTCACAATATTCTATGAAACGACAGACTCATTATACGGTTGCATGGTGATTCATGCGACGAACAATTTCGTTTTTCTCATATTCAGGCAATTCTATTTTGTCTTGTTCCAATGA
- a CDS encoding ABC transporter ATP-binding protein codes for MEAASSAGSLRFRENLRNVFKFLVLVKPYWKNITVFVFSGLILTVLSLPYPWLTKVLIDDVMLRQDGSLLPVILLGTFLLTAVRSVLSALRRYYISYVEHAMAFDIRYGFYKHLQDLSFSFYDSREVPEILSRLRDASESRRLLVEILNKLINNMLYLTIVPFIVFLMNWKLALLAGFTLPWLAFSFFVLSKVVKRYARLTAEKRAEMSAKNYEFVSGIREIQALGIKDRIMKRIKHVYLQFRKLDMNTRVLGNLQELVGSLVAAVGTLLYTWYGATLVITGRMTVGELMAFTTFIGYLYNPLTSLVGLMVPIQEILVYTKRFYEVYDSKPEVTEPSRPVRIRDFHGRVAYGGISFGYQPDRPVLKDINIEIPAGTKVAIVGKTGAGKSTLVGLLPRFYDPWTGSVTIDGIDIRNMSLGYLRSKIGLVMQSPFLFVGTIYENITCGRKSFTRDQVVEAARAANAHDFISEFPLGYDTWVGENAVTLSGGELQRIAMARVFLLDRPILILDEATSSVDMKTEALIREAFARLTKGRTTFVIAHRLTTVQDADLILVMDKGRIVEQGDHPTLMNQGGVYWRLFRGAPVFH; via the coding sequence ATGGAAGCTGCAAGCTCAGCCGGTTCGTTGAGGTTTCGCGAGAACCTGCGAAACGTCTTCAAGTTCCTGGTTCTTGTGAAACCCTATTGGAAGAACATCACCGTTTTTGTCTTCAGCGGGTTGATCTTGACGGTGCTTTCCCTTCCGTATCCGTGGCTTACCAAAGTTCTGATCGATGACGTGATGCTGCGGCAGGACGGTTCTCTGCTTCCGGTCATTCTCCTGGGTACTTTCCTCTTGACCGCTGTTCGATCCGTTCTCTCTGCACTAAGAAGATACTACATCTCCTATGTCGAACATGCTATGGCCTTTGATATCCGCTACGGGTTCTACAAGCATCTTCAGGATCTCTCCTTCTCCTTCTACGATTCCAGGGAAGTCCCAGAGATCCTGTCGAGGCTTCGTGACGCTTCCGAGTCACGCCGGTTGCTGGTAGAGATTCTCAACAAGTTGATCAACAATATGCTTTACCTCACCATCGTTCCCTTTATCGTCTTCCTCATGAACTGGAAGCTGGCCTTGCTCGCAGGATTCACCCTGCCCTGGCTGGCATTCTCTTTTTTTGTCCTCTCCAAGGTGGTCAAGAGATACGCCCGGCTGACAGCGGAAAAACGGGCTGAAATGTCGGCCAAGAACTACGAGTTCGTCTCGGGAATCAGGGAGATTCAGGCGCTGGGCATAAAGGACCGGATTATGAAGAGGATCAAGCATGTCTATCTCCAGTTCCGTAAACTCGACATGAACACGCGGGTGTTGGGCAATCTCCAGGAGTTGGTGGGATCATTGGTTGCAGCGGTAGGGACGCTTCTCTATACCTGGTATGGGGCGACCCTGGTGATAACGGGGCGGATGACCGTGGGGGAATTGATGGCCTTTACGACCTTCATAGGTTACCTCTACAACCCGCTGACCAGCCTGGTCGGCCTCATGGTCCCCATCCAGGAAATCCTGGTCTACACAAAGAGGTTCTATGAGGTCTACGATTCGAAACCGGAAGTGACGGAACCCTCACGACCCGTAAGGATCAGAGACTTTCACGGCCGTGTGGCCTACGGGGGGATCAGTTTCGGCTATCAGCCCGACAGACCGGTTCTCAAAGATATCAACATCGAGATCCCTGCTGGAACCAAGGTGGCGATAGTGGGGAAGACGGGAGCCGGCAAATCCACCCTGGTTGGCCTGCTCCCCCGTTTCTATGATCCCTGGACCGGCTCGGTCACCATCGATGGTATCGACATTCGGAACATGTCTCTCGGTTACCTCCGCTCCAAGATCGGCCTTGTCATGCAGAGTCCCTTTCTCTTCGTGGGCACGATCTACGAAAACATCACCTGCGGCCGGAAGAGTTTCACACGGGATCAGGTGGTGGAAGCGGCAAGGGCCGCCAATGCTCACGATTTTATCTCGGAGTTCCCCCTCGGGTATGATACTTGGGTGGGAGAAAACGCCGTCACCCTCTCCGGGGGCGAGCTTCAACGAATTGCAATGGCCCGGGTGTTTCTGCTTGACCGGCCGATACTGATACTGGATGAAGCAACCTCCAGTGTGGATATGAAGACGGAGGCCCTGATTCGGGAGGCCTTTGCCAGGCTGACCAAAGGTCGGACCACCTTCGTCATCGCCCACAGATTGACGACGGTTCAGGATGCAGACCTTATTCTGGTCATGGACAAAGGCCGGATAGTTGAACAAGGAGACCATCCCACTCTCATGAACCAGGGAGGGGTGTACTGGAGGCTCTTTCGGGGTGCTCCGGTGTTTCATTGA
- a CDS encoding HlyD family efflux transporter periplasmic adaptor subunit encodes MRFKLRFTIVNHLLRMFLLVLILLMTMIFALLWFFQIDVTARGRGSVTCGNWIDIKPEIEGIIEKMAVREGEWVREGKLLFSLEERERKLEVDATELKIAEMRITVAKLRSQLFLTQEKIAAAIDEARAALVAAQANYRISLKGPKPEEVILARRKILRAVRCLEKARKDYKRMEKAYSLKVVPRIEFEQALHQKRLSEVDVTLARDELKLLRNKYDADQIAAARAEVDRCEAVLARTIARRNELDMLRRGIESTLKALAREERQLAVLKEHLNLTHVRAPMDGYILTHDPEHLVGKAVAEGEVVLRLGDSRQYTIDCNVPERDFPLVEVGQEARVQIKPFPKGEYKLFKGVVIQVGADVNETRPPAEKRTGEKVPGLLGNQVPAEEGSFPVVLSLAEPYTMEIFGDVYEIKPGFSAEVEIITRRERLANFLLRRVLRIKGKLIPDRIHL; translated from the coding sequence ATGAGGTTCAAGTTGAGGTTTACTATTGTCAACCATCTCTTGAGAATGTTCCTCTTAGTGTTGATCCTTCTTATGACCATGATCTTCGCGCTGCTCTGGTTTTTCCAGATCGATGTTACAGCCCGTGGCCGGGGCTCGGTCACATGCGGTAACTGGATCGACATCAAGCCGGAGATCGAGGGGATTATTGAGAAGATGGCGGTCAGGGAGGGTGAGTGGGTTCGAGAGGGCAAGCTGCTTTTCAGCCTGGAAGAAAGGGAACGAAAACTGGAGGTAGATGCCACAGAGCTGAAGATAGCCGAAATGAGAATTACGGTCGCCAAGCTGAGGAGCCAGTTGTTCTTGACGCAGGAGAAGATAGCTGCTGCCATTGATGAGGCCAGAGCGGCTCTGGTGGCGGCCCAGGCCAACTACCGAATCAGTCTGAAGGGGCCCAAGCCCGAGGAAGTCATCCTTGCCAGACGTAAGATCCTCCGCGCCGTCAGATGCCTGGAAAAGGCAAGAAAAGACTACAAACGGATGGAGAAGGCCTATTCCCTCAAGGTGGTCCCTCGAATCGAGTTTGAGCAGGCACTGCATCAAAAGAGACTCTCCGAGGTAGATGTGACCCTGGCCCGGGACGAGTTGAAACTCTTGCGCAACAAATACGACGCTGATCAGATTGCCGCCGCCAGGGCCGAGGTAGACCGCTGCGAGGCCGTACTGGCCAGGACCATTGCGCGTAGGAATGAACTAGATATGTTGCGCCGTGGTATCGAGAGTACCCTCAAGGCCCTTGCCAGAGAAGAGAGGCAGCTCGCCGTACTGAAAGAACATCTGAACCTCACCCATGTTAGGGCTCCCATGGACGGGTATATACTCACCCATGATCCGGAACATCTCGTAGGCAAGGCGGTGGCCGAAGGGGAGGTCGTCTTGCGCCTAGGAGATAGTCGCCAGTACACAATCGATTGCAATGTGCCAGAGAGAGACTTTCCCCTGGTGGAGGTGGGCCAGGAGGCGAGAGTTCAGATAAAGCCCTTTCCAAAGGGGGAGTATAAGCTCTTCAAGGGAGTGGTGATTCAAGTGGGGGCAGATGTCAATGAAACCCGCCCTCCTGCAGAAAAGCGAACAGGAGAGAAGGTGCCCGGTCTTTTGGGCAATCAGGTCCCGGCCGAGGAAGGTTCTTTCCCGGTCGTGCTCAGCCTGGCAGAGCCATACACCATGGAAATCTTCGGAGACGTGTACGAGATAAAGCCGGGCTTCTCGGCTGAGGTGGAGATCATCACCCGCAGGGAGAGACTTGCCAATTTCTTGCTGAGAAGGGTGTTGAGGATAAAGGGAAAGCTGATCCCAGACAGAATCCATCTCTAA
- a CDS encoding helix-turn-helix domain-containing protein: MDGERQGGTEQGDSTACLEYGFTLTEIARHLGVHYSTISKIVNQRSG, encoded by the coding sequence ATTGATGGCGAGAGACAGGGTGGAACAGAACAGGGCGATTCGACCGCGTGCCTGGAGTATGGGTTTACGCTTACGGAAATAGCCAGACATTTGGGAGTCCATTACAGCACAATAAGCAAGATTGTAAATCAACGTTCAGGATGA
- a CDS encoding alpha/beta fold hydrolase, with translation MPHVTVRTGIKIYYKRVGKGPPLLLIMGTGLDHSCWDPQIEAYQERFECICFDNRGTGKTEAPDGPLTTRLMAEDTLALADALGVERAHVSGLSLGSCIAQELALMRPQFVQTLQLHGTWGRAHGYIARKFEAQIRLLDRLDLRSFYEMNVLWFITPEYMDRYPDRVTDRIDSIVEKLPSPEMLKGQYRADLNHDALRRLHQIQAPTLVTVGSFDVAVPPMYGREVAEVIPHAEFVIFEGGGHLHNVEHPEEFNRVTLDFLKRYA, from the coding sequence ATGCCCCATGTCACGGTGCGGACAGGTATCAAGATCTATTACAAGCGCGTCGGTAAAGGACCGCCTCTCCTCCTTATCATGGGGACAGGCCTGGACCACTCCTGCTGGGATCCCCAGATCGAGGCGTACCAGGAGAGGTTTGAATGCATATGCTTTGACAACCGGGGAACAGGCAAGACCGAGGCACCTGACGGCCCACTCACAACCCGCCTCATGGCAGAGGATACCCTGGCCCTTGCGGATGCCCTCGGGGTGGAAAGGGCCCATGTTTCAGGCCTCTCCCTTGGATCGTGCATCGCCCAGGAATTGGCTCTCATGCGGCCCCAGTTCGTCCAGACCCTTCAGCTCCATGGGACCTGGGGGAGGGCACACGGCTATATTGCGCGAAAGTTCGAGGCTCAGATCCGCCTCCTGGACAGACTCGATCTGAGGTCTTTCTATGAGATGAACGTCCTCTGGTTCATAACACCCGAGTACATGGACCGGTATCCAGATCGTGTGACTGACAGGATCGACTCCATAGTCGAAAAGCTACCCTCTCCCGAGATGCTCAAGGGCCAGTACAGGGCGGATCTGAACCACGATGCCCTCCGTCGCCTCCACCAGATTCAGGCTCCCACCCTGGTGACCGTGGGAAGCTTCGACGTGGCTGTGCCTCCAATGTACGGTCGTGAAGTGGCCGAGGTGATCCCCCATGCCGAGTTCGTCATCTTTGAGGGGGGCGGCCACCTTCACAATGTCGAACATCCTGAGGAATTCAACAGGGTCACCCTCGATTTCTTGAAGAGATATGCCTAA